From the genome of bacterium:
TGCATGGCCTCCAGCTCCGGATTGAAGAACTCGAAGATCCGGCCGCAGTTCTGGCAGATCATGTGATCGTGGTGCTCGACCTCGGAGTGGCCCTCGTAACGGGCCAGCCCGTCACCGAAGCGGCGCTCCTCGACCAGACCGCTGCGGACCAGCAGGTGCAGGGTGCGGTAGACCGTGGCGTATCCGATCTTCGGGTTGACGGCCTTGACCTCGCGCAGGAGCTCCTCGACCGAGACGTGCCCCTTCAGGTTGAAGAAGACGTTCACGATGGTGTTGCGTTGCCGGGTGGTCTTCAGACCTTCGGTCTGGATGAACTTCTGGAAGGACCGTTCCTTTTCCTTGACGGTCTCCGGTAAGACATCTCGCTTGATGGCCACTTGCTTGTTCCTTCCGTTGCTGTGTTGCGTGATTCTGATATCCAAAATCACAGAAATTGATAATTCACCATCGGGCAAGTGTCAAGTCATTGGCGGGAAGAATTCCGGCCAAGCTTGCCTGATCTGCTTTTCTTCAGGGAATCCGCATCCGGCGGGCGACGCCGCCGGACTGGGGAACCGCCCACAGCGAGGCTCCGTCCCAGGCCAGCATCACGTCGCGTCCCCGGAAATCGAACCCCTCACGGCTGACGGTACCGCTCCAGGCGCCGCCACCCCGTGAAAGGCGGTACAAGCGGCCGGTGCCGCTGTCGCAGGTCCAGAACGCGCGACCGTCAAAGGCGAGACCGCAGGGAGAAAAGGCAGGCGTCAGCTCCGAACGCGAGATCTCCTCCGTTTCGGGATCGAAACTATCCAGCCGACCGCGGTCCCGGTCCACCATCCAGACGTAGCGGCCGTCCCACGCCAGTCCGCAGGGACGGTGTCCCGGCGTGGGATACACGGCATCGACGAACAGGGTGTCCGACTCGATCTTGTAGAGCGTGGCCTCGGCGTCCCGCGTGGCGTCGCCGAGACTCCAGAGGTACTTGCCGTCGAAGGCCAGGCCGCGCGAGAGCGTACCGGTGAAATCCTCCTCGCGGGTGACGTTCCCCAGCGCGTCGAACCAGGCGAGGGCTGTCGTCAACGGCGGCATGTCGGGCAGGGTGTCCGGCTGCGCCACCAGCGCCACGTAGTGGTCGTCGTCGAGCCAGGCGAGTCCCCTGATCTCGCCCGCGGCAACGGTGAGGGAGTCGCCCCAGGTCACTTCGATCTCCCCGCCGGACCCGGCGGCCGCCGGTGCGACGAGGCAGAACGGCAGCAACACCGACAGGATGCTGCAGGATGCGCGCAAGCCTCTCATGAGCCCCCCTCGGGCGCCGCTCCCGGTTCGCCGACGGGCGGCGCGGCCATGCCGATGGACATGGCGACGGTGAAGCGTGTGGCGAAAAGACGATCTTCGGCGTCCCCGAGTCCGCGCATCACGCCCAGGGCGAGGCTGCGGCGATCGCCCAGGGGCAGATTCAGGGTCAGTCGCAGGCGCCGGCTCGCGCCGCCGCCGGCATCGCGCGCCGAGAGGCGCAGGACGCCGGCCCGCGCGAAGCTCCACTCCAGCGATCCGCCCCAGGCGGTCAGCGAGGGGAAGGCCGCTTCGGCGAGGTCCTCGCCGGCGGCAGCCATGTTCATGACCTGCTCGCAAACGACTGCACAGGTCAGATGATCGCCGAGGCGTAAAGGCCGGCGCAAGGCGAGCCGCAGGCTGGTGCTGCGCGCGGCGAACGGATAGAGGGCGTTGCGCGCGAATGGCAGCGCCACCTCTCCACAGAAGGCGCTTGCACCGAGCAGCGGCAGGCGAAGCGGCGCGAGCAGCCCCAGCTCGGGACGTCCCCACCCCGCGATGGCGGTCTCCCCCGGCCAGCCGAGGTCGGGCTGCCCGCCCTCCCCGTAGGGAGGCACGGTCTCGGGCCAGCGCGCCAGGACGGAGTGTCCGCCCGTGTTGAAATTGAGATGCCGCCAGCGCAGATAGACGCGATTGACGGCGCCGTGTGGCACCACGCTCATCATGCCGAGAGCATCCACCTGCCAGCCGCTGTCAGGATCGTCGAACCTCTGGGCCTCGAAGGTGAAGCCGGCGTCGTCCGTGAGGGCGTCCCAGGGCAGCGGCTCGGCCCAGGGGGCCGCGCGCGGCGCGGTCGGGAGGCAACAGGTGAACAGGAATATCAGGGCGCAGGAAACCGCGGGGGCGGAAACGCGGCGCCGGGGGCCGCTCACGGCCCCTCCCCCTCCTGCTCGATCAGGCGAACGGTGCCGGCCTCCGCGAACTTGACCTGCACCACCTTCCGGTTGCCGGGCAGGACCTCCTTGGCGACGACCACGCCGTAGTCGTCCCAGGCCAGGTGATGGATGACATCGCCCTCTGCGTAGGTTTCCCAGGGGCGGTAGGCCATGGCGACGGAGATGTCCATGTTCTCGAGGGGATCGGGCTGCGATGTCGCGTCCTTCGGTGCCTCCGGCCGGGACGGTACGTCGGCACCTTCGATGCCGGGCCGCCCCGAAGTTCCATCCGCCGGCGGGCCGCTCCGCTCCGCCTTCCCCGGGTAGGTTTCCCGCGGGAGATCCGCCCCCGCGGCGGTCCCGTCCGCCTCTCCGCCGGAGCTCCGCAGATCGACACTCGAACTGACCTTGGGCAGAAACCCCTTGCAACTCGGGCACTGGAGCCAGACGACACCGTCGTCGTCCCCGTCCGACGTGGGTACGACCGACATCTCGTACTCCGCCTTGCAGACGGAACAGTATTGCGGGATCTTCATGATCGGGTCCGGGTCCACAACGAAGTGAAGAAGAACGGTTGAACCGTCAAGGTAGGATCTTGCAGCAGTTCTCCGCCTCATCCTTGTGCAGATAACGCATACCGCACACCAGACATTTGAAATCGCCGTCGATGCGGCCCTCGTTCTCAGCCTTGGCCAGCAGTTGCTCGAATTTCACGTAAGATTTGTCGCGGACCAGAAGTTCCGCGTCACCCCTGCGTCGCTGCATGGCATCCTCCTTGATTCTCCACGTCCCGCGGCAGCGAGCCGTCAGGTACACAGCGTGCCGAGCGATCAGTGTTGCGCATACTACAAGATCGGAACCCGAGAGTCAACCGGGGCGGGTCAGAAGAGTTCCGATTTATCCAGGGGATGATGTCAGCCCGCGGCGTTGGCTTCGAGCAGATCGTCCTCTTCACCGAGGTCCCGGCTGGCGGAGGTGAGACGGTAGAGGTCGCCGAGGGTCCGCGCGCCGAGCGCGCGCGCGTCTAACAGGGCGCGCGCCAGGACACCGGCAGTCGCCAGGGCGTCTTCACCGGCGCGGTGGGGATGCGTGTGCGCCACGGCGAAGGTGCCCGCGAGGTCCTGGAGCCGCCATCCGTCCAGATCGGGCCAGAGGCTCCTGGCGAGTTGCAGCGTGCAGACCGCCGGCGCGTCGGGCATCTCCAGACCGTGGCGACCCAGCTCCCAGCGCAGGAAGGGCATGTCGAAACGCACATCGTGGGCGACGAAGGCGTGCGCGCCTTGCAGCATGTCGACGATCACGGGCGCCACTTCCCCGAAAGGCGGAGCCTCCTTCAACTGGCTGGGCTTGATGCCGGTCAACCTGCGGATGCGTGGCGACACGTGACGCTCGCTGTGGCAGAGGCTGCTGAACTGCTTCACGATCTGCCCCCGCTCCAGCATGGCCATGCCCACCTCGATGATCCGGTCCACGCCGGTGAGGCTGCCCGTGGTCTCGAGATCGACCGCCACCAGGCGGGCTTCGTCCAGGGGTATCTCCAGGTAAGACGCGTCGAGAGCCATCCAGCGCCCGTCGTGTGCCCGTTCGACGCATGTCATCGGTTCGAGAATCGCGCGCACGAGCAGTGCCGCCACGGGGTCCTCGTGACGCTGAGGTCCGAAGATGTGGCGTGCCACGGCTTGCGGGGCGCAGGGTTGGTCCAGGGACTGGAGGTAGCTTTGCGCCTCGGCCCTAAGTTCTTGCAATTCAGCAGAAAGCATAAGCAATTATAACATACATCAAAAGGAGGACTCAAGCCCATCGAGCACGGCAACGGCATCTTCGCCGAAATCCAGCAGTTCCATGGTCTCGATGCGCAGGGCCGGCGGCGGTGGCTGGCGGCGGCCGGCAGGCACGAGCTCCGAGCGCGTCTCGGCGCGTTCCGCCGCATAGGCGATACCCAGGAACGGGATCCCGTCATGCACGGCGGCGCTCACCTCCCTCCGGTGTATCTGGATCATCTGGCCGCGAGGAAGGGTGATTCGCGTCGTGTCGCTGGCGGCCAGGGTGAATTGCTCGCACAGCAGATCCGCGTCGCCGACCACGCGCGTCGTCTTGCCCTGCATCTCCTTGCTGTCGGGGGTGAAACCGGTTTCCAGGAAGGCCCCGGCCAGGGGATCGTCGCGCCACTGCTCGGGAGGCAGCACCTGGCCGATTCCCT
Proteins encoded in this window:
- a CDS encoding transcriptional repressor, which codes for MKRDVLPETVKEKERSFQKFIQTEGLKTTRQRNTIVNVFFNLKGHVSVEELLREVKAVNPKIGYATVYRTLHLLVRSGLVEERRFGDGLARYEGHSEVEHHDHMICQNCGRIFEFFNPELEAMQETLAEEHEFTIHRHRLELYGACKDIEGCSGYRQAKAESKLKD